A genomic region of Venturia canescens isolate UGA chromosome 7, ASM1945775v1, whole genome shotgun sequence contains the following coding sequences:
- the LOC122413309 gene encoding uncharacterized protein — MSLHTAGIDIVASVVNESCFRCGSGPPPNSILHIPPPPIPTFLQYGSNVYSNAGVLINLAYLNNSLCKHSCNWRTEGVQYVEMPHKGTLLDDTWLPILISSCVGVIFVGLVLAAFVLRYKFSGSVKNSSMSITPPTSCTESKNGRMQSETILYPCAVDNIQDSRLMWATLTPRGTMRHYLEEHTYETIANGSSHKHNYSPASTEHMYTQPSSLQPVHRRSKAEDKSFDNTAFIDYEEPLSLNSENYQPTDDDRESVEAELNGTQKSSTLRPRVSSPTRIEHPNLPPLNLYPKKYGSFKPPGNHQQTSDTLFKGNGVHAAKSSPTGESHKQVTF, encoded by the exons ATGTCCCTGCAT ACTGCTGGCATCGATATAGTAGCGTCCGTTGTGAACGAGAGCTGCTTTCGTTGTGGTTCAGGGCCACCGCCGAATTCAATTTTGCACATTCCACCACCACCGATACCAACGTTTTTACAATATGGATCGAACGTGTATTCGAACGCAGGAGTGCTCATAAATTTGGCTTACTTGAACAACAGCCTGTGCAAGCACTCCTGTAACTGGCGAACCGAGGGTGTTCAATACGTTGAAATGCCACACAAAg GAACACTTCTCGACGACACTTGGCTCCCCATACTCATATCCTCTTGCGTCGGTGTTATATTTGTCGGTTTAGTCTTAGCAGCCTTCGTATTGAGATACAAATT CAGTGGGAGCGTGAAGAACAGCTCGATGTCAATAACCCCGCCAACATCGTGCACCGAATCAAAAAATGGACGAATGCAAAGTGAAACGATCCTTTATCCCTGCGCTGTGGATAACATCCAAGACAGCCGTTTAATGTGGGCGACTCTGACACCTCGCGGGACAATGCGACATTATCTCGAAGAGCACACGTACGAAACAATCGCCAACGGATCATCCCATAAGCATAACTACTCGCCGGCTTCGACCGAACAT ATGTACACCCAGCCATCTAGCTTGCAGCCAGTTCACCGACGTTCCAAAGCAGAGGACAAATCCTTCGATAATACAGCATTCATCGATTACGAGGAACCCTTATCGTTGAATTCCGAGAATTATCAGCCTACCGATGACGATAGAGAATCGGTTGAAGCAG AGCTGAATGGAACACAAAAGTCGTCTACTTTACGTCCACGAGTAAGCTCTCCAACGAGAATTGAGCATCCGAATTTACCCCCGCTAAACTTATATCCAAAGAAGTACGGATCGTTCAAGCCTCCTGGGAACCATCAACAAACGTCAGATACATTATTCAAGGGCAACGGCGTGCACGCAGCGAAATCTTCACCGACCGGTGAATCGCACAAACAAGTTACGTtttaa